In a genomic window of Lonchura striata isolate bLonStr1 chromosome 4, bLonStr1.mat, whole genome shotgun sequence:
- the CXXC4 gene encoding CXXC-type zinc finger protein 4 — translation MNTNVCVESGPNPEAPGLPKDSHLPEGALNSLVDYNSEMERYRSFATFYKTNGGAFPQAAKIARITTPIFPSAAAAAAARIGMSPWNCDTATAAAATAMLWGSGGGGGAAGGARKPSSSSSAAAAAAASAAAAAASSLHAGRGGMHHRSDSQRLGKPGCPPAEQPALPMANGNFLSTLAPEHCRPLAGECMNKLKCGAAEAEIMNLPDRVGTFSAIPALGGLSLPPGVIVMTALHSPAAASAAVTDSAFQIANLADCPQSHASASPASAAGAGAGNPAKKKRKRCGVCVPCKRLINCGVCSSCRNRKTGHQICKFRKCEELKKKPGTSLERAPVPSAEAFRWFF, via the exons ATGAACACCAACGTGTGCGTGGAGAGCGGCCCCAACCCCGAGGCGCCGGGGCTGCCCAAGGACAGCCACCTGCCCGAGGGGGCCCTCAACAGCCTTGTGGATTACAACTCGGAGATGGAGAGGTACCGCTCCTTCGCCACCTTCTACAAGACCAACGGCGGCGCCTTCCCCCAGGCGGCCAAGATCGCCCGCATCACCACCCCCATCTTCCccagcgcggccgccgccgccgccgcccgcatCGGCATGTCCCCCTGGAACTGCGACACCGCCacggccgccgccgccaccgccaTGCTctggggcagcggcggcggcggcggcgcggcgggcggcgcgaggaaaccctcctcctcctcctccgccgccgccgccgccgccgcctccgcggccgccgccgccgcctcctcgcTGCACGCCGGCAGGGGCGGCATGCACCACCGGAGCGACTCGCAGCGGCTGGGCAAGCCCGGCTGCCCGCCGGCCGAGCAGCccgccctgcccatggccaacGGCAACTTCCTGTCCACCCTCGCCCCCGAGCACTGCCGGCCGCTGGCCGGCGAGTGCATGAACAAGCTCAAGTGCGGCGCCGCCGAAGCCGAGATCATGAACCTCCCCGACCGCGTCGGCACCTTCTCGGCCATCCCTGCGCTGGgcggcctctccctgccccccGGGGTCATCGTCATGACGGCCCTGCACTCCCCCGCCGCGGCCTCGGCCGCCGTCACAGACAGCGCCTTCCAGATCGCCAACCTGGCGGACTGCCCGCAGAGCCACGCCTCGGCCTCGCCCGCCTCCGC ggccggggccggggcgggcaaCCCCGCCAAGAAGAAGCGGAAACGCTGCGGGGTGTGCGTGCCCTGCAAGCGGCTCATCAACTGTGGAGTCTGCAGCAGTTGCAGGAACCGCAAAACGGGACACCAGATCTGCAAATTTAGGAAATGTGAAGAGCTTAAGAAAAAACCGGGCACTTCGTTAGAG